The Rhizobium viscosum genomic sequence CATCCGGCAGCAGGCCTGGATGGTGCTCGGCAATATGCAGGATGATGGCGCCGGATTCGAAGAGGGCGAGATCGCCTTCCTCATAGGTCGGAATCTGCCCGAAGGGCTGAAGCGCGAGATGGGCTGGCTCTTTCATCGCCTTGAACGAGAGAAGGCGGACGTCATAGGGCTGGGCCGCTTCCTCGAGCGCCCAGCGAACGCGCATGTCACGCGCCAGACCCCGGCCGCGATCAGGCGATCGTTCGAAGGCGGTAATGGTAATGGTCATGATCGTTCTCCTTGCTCTGTCTGCCTCTCAAGACGGACCGGCGGGCGGGAAGCCGACAGATGATGCCGAATAATCCGCGCGCGGCAACCGGAACCGGCCTTGCGCGCCCCGTCACGTCCATGAGGATCTGATGCCGGAAAGAGGCGCGGCCGGCTGTCACGGGAATGAAGGTTGGCAGGTGCGCCGATCCGGCAAGTTTGGGCCGGCACGTCCCGGGTCTGGTGCCTTGCGCATTCAATCTCGCGGCTGCCTACTTGATCTCTGTCAAGGACTGCCGGGCGAGGGTGCGATATCTGTCCTCCCATACCCGGTCTCCTGATCGCGAATCGCTTGCGGAAGTCGCGATGGCGGATGGAGATTGGCTGGACATGCTTGAGGGGTTGTGACAGCTTGATTAGCAACTCTGGGAGGACGATGTGGCTCAAATCACGGATTCTGTTGGAGAGTTCAGGAAGAAGCGCAGGCGGGAACTGTTGACCTTCGCCGTGCTCGCCTTCGGGATCTGGCCCGTGGTCGCTGTCGGGGTCGTCGGCGGTTATGGCTTCGCGGTCTGGATGTACCAGATCGTTTACGGGCCGCCGGGGCCTCATGACGTGAAGCCCGCGCCTTCAGCCTCGGTAGAGTGAGGATCGGTTCATGGTTCTCTCGACACGCACCCGACGCGATTTCCTGACCGGCAGGTCCCCGGAAGATCCGGGTAGGATCTTTCCTCCCGGGGGGATCTTTCCTCCCGGCGCGACTGAAACATCCGTTCGAAGCTGTTCGGGCTGCGGCGCCTGCGTCGATGCCTGTCCGACGAAGATCATCTCGATCCGTGCGGGCGTTCCGGTCGTGGACTTCAGCCAGGGCGAATGCACCTTTTGCGGCCAGTGCGCGGAGCGATGTCCCGAGACTGTCTTTCCGGCTGGTCCCGCAGCTGGCTTTGCCCATCATGCTCTTATCGATGACGGGTGCCTCGCCAATAATTACGTCGACTGTCAGGCCTGCCGCGACAGCTGTCCTGAAGGCGCCATCCGGTTTTGGCCGCGGCTCGGCGGGCCGTTCGTTCCCGAGCTCGATGCGCATGCCTGTACGGGATGCGGCGCCTGCATTTCGGTCTGTCCAGCCGATGCAATTGTGATGAAACCCCGCCATCGGGAGGCAGCCCATGGCTGACAGCCGCCATCACGTCTCCAGCGCCGTCGTCATCACCCGCCCGGAACTGACCGAAGATGTGGCGGCGCGTCTGGCAGAAATCGAAGGGGTCGAAGTTCACGGAACGGGCGCGGGCAAGATCGTCGTCGTGATCGAGGGGCCGCATTCCGGCGTGCTCGGGGAAACGCTCATCGGCATTTCGGGGATGGACGGCGTGCTCGCCGCTCACATGGTTTTCGAACAGGCATTGGAAATGAAGGAGACAAAGGATGACGACCGAACTCACGCGGCGTGATCTCCTGAAGGCGCAGGCGGCGGCGATCGCGGCTGCGACCGCCGGCATTGCTGCGCCCGCTTCGGCGCAGTCCGTGCCCGGCGGGGTGGCTGCCCTTGAGATCAAATGGTCGAAGGCGCCATGCCGCTTCTGCGGCACCGGCTGCGGCGTCATGGTGGGCGTGAAGGAAAACCAGGTTGTCGCGACCCATGGCGACATGGAAGCCGAGGTCAATCGCGGCCTCAACTGCGTCAAAGGCTATTTCCTCTCCAAGATCATGTACGGTAAGGACAGGCTGACGAGCCCGCTGCTGCGCAAGCGGGACGGCGTCTATGCCAAGGACGGCGAATTCGAGCCCGTCACCTGGGAAGAGGCCTTCGACGTGATGGCGGCACAGGCCAAGCGCGTGCTGAAGGAAAAGGGGCCGACGGCGCTCGGCATGTTCGGCTCCGGCCAGTGGACCATCTTCGAAGGATACGCCGCCACAAAGCTGATGCGGGCGGGCTTCCGCTCCAACAATCTCGATCCCAATGCACGCCACTGCATGGCCTCTGCTGCAGTGGCCTTCATGCGCACCTTCGGCATGGACGAGCCGATGGGATGCTATGACGATTTCGAAAACGCCGATGCCTTCGTGCTCTGGGGTTCGAACATGGCGGAGATGCATCCGATCCTCTGGACGCGGGTGGCCGACAGGCGGCTCGGGCACGAGCATGTGAAGGTCGCGGTGCTCTCCACCTTCACCCATCGCAGCATGGACCTTGCCGACATACCCCTGATCTTCAAGCCGGGTTCGGACCTCGCGATCCTGAACTACATCGCCAACCACATCATCCAGACCGGCCGCGTTAACAAGGATTTCGTCGACAAGCATACGAAGTTCATGAAGGGGACGACCGATATCGGCTACGGCCTGCGTCCCGACAATCCGCTCGAAATGAAGGCCAAGGGTGTCGCCGACGCCGCCAAGATGGAGCCGATCGATTTCGAGGCCTTCAAGGCGATGGTATCCGAATATACGCTCGAAAAGGCGGTCGAGCTTTCGGGCGTCGACAGCGCCTTCCTGGAACAGCTTGCGGAACTCTACGCCGATCCCAAGACCAAGGTCATGTCGCTCTGGACCATGGGCTTCAACCAGCATGTGCGCGGCGTCTGGGCCAATCAGATGGTCTATAACCTGCATCTGCTCACCGGCAAGATTTCCGAACCGGGCAACAGCCCGTTCTCGCTGACCGGACAGCCGTCTGCCTGCGGCACGGCCCGCGAGGTCGGCACCTTCGCCCACCGTCTGCCGGCCGACATGGTCGTCACCAATCCGGAGCATCGCAAGCATGCCGAGGAAATATGGAAGCTGCCGGACGGGCTGCTGCCGGAAAAGCCCGGTTATCACGCCGTCGAGCAGGACCGCATGCTGCATGACGGGAAGCTGAATTTCTACTGGGTGCAGGTCAACAACAACGTCCAGGCCGCCCCCAACACCAGCAACGAGACCTACAAGGGATACCGCAATCCGGACAATTTCATCGTCGTCTCGGACGCCTATCCGACAGTCACCGCCATGAGCGCCGATCTGATATTGCCGGCCGCCATGTGGGTGGAGAAGGAGGGCGCCTACGGCAATGCCGAACGGCGCACGCATGTCTGGCATCAGCTCGTCAATGCTCCGGGCGAGGCCCGCTCGGACCTCTGGCAGCTGGTGGAATTCTCCAAGCGCTTCACCACCGACGAGGTCTGGCCCGCCGATATCCTCGACAAGAACCCGGATTACAAGGGAAAGACGCTCTACCAGGTGCTCTACCAGAACGGCAACGTGGACGAATTCCCGCTGTCGGACGTCTCGCCCGAATACGAGAACCGGGAGGCCAAGGCCTTCGGTTTCTATATCCAGAAGGGGCTGTTCGAGGAATATGCTCATTTCGGCCGCGGGCATGGACACGATCTAGCGCCCTACGACATGTACCATCAGGTGCGCGGCATGCGCTGGCCCGTCGTTGACGGCAAGGAGACGCGGTGGCGATACCGCGAAGGCTACGACCCCTACGTCAAACCGGGCGAGGGGCTGAAATTCTACGGGCAGAAGGACGGCCGCGCGGTCATCCTGGCGGTGCCTTACGAGCCGCCCGCAGAGTCGCCCGATGACGAGTTCAATTTCTGGCTCGTGACGGGCCGCGTCCTCGAACATTGGCATTCCGGCTCGATGACGATGCGCGTTCCCGAACTCTACCGGGCGTTTCCCGGCGCGCGCTGTTTCATGAACGGCGACGACGCCAGGAAGATGGGCCTCAACCAGGGCGCGGAGGTGCGCATCCAGTCACGACGCGGCGAGATCATCAGCCGCGTGGAAATTCGCGGGCGCAACCGCATGCCGCATGGCGTGATTTTCGTCCCGTGGTTCGACGCCAGCCAGTTGATCAACAAGGTCACGCTCGACGCCACCGACCCCATCTCCAAGCAGACGGATTACAAAAAATGCGCAGTCAAGCTTCTTCCCGTCGCCTGATCAGTCGTCGCTTGATCACGGGGCGCCTGATTAGGAGGCGTGTTTGGGCGATCGCGGCCGTCGCCCTCCTCATGCTCACGGGCACCGTCACGCTCGCGCAGATGGTGCCCTCGCTGTCGGGCAACGAGAACCCGATGGAGAGCAAGGAGGCGAAGCCGGTTCCCAAATGGGTCATCGATGACATCAGGAAGATGCGGAATTATCCCGACCAGCCTCCGATCATCCCGCATTCGATCGAGGGCTACCAGCTGACGGTGAATACCAATCGCTGCCTTTCCTGCCATAGGCGCGAGCTGACGGAAGGCTCCGGCGCGCCGATGATCAGCGTCACCCACTATATGACCCGCGAGGGGCAGATGCTGGCCGATGTCTCGCCGCGGCGATATTTCTGCACCGCCTGCCACGTGCCGCAGGCGGATGCGAAGCCGCTGGTGCCGAACACCTTCAAGGACATGAGCGAGCTGGGCTTCAAGCCTGCGGGAAGCGAGCAATGATCGGCTGGATAAAGGCGATATTCCTGTGGTGCTGGCGCTTGCTGAGCACGCCGGCCGCGACACTCAGCCTGGGTTTCCTGACGCTTGGCGGCTTCGTCGGCGGCGTCATGTTCTGGGGCGCGTTCAACACCGCGCTCGAAGTGACCAACACCGAGGCCTTCTGCACCGGCTGCCATGAAATGAAAACGAACGTCTACGAGGAGCTGAGCCGCACGGTTCACTTCTCCAACCGTTCGGGCGTTCGCGCCACGTGCCCTGATTGCCATGTGCCGCACCAGTGGACCGACAAGATCGCCCGCAAGATGCAGGCGTCGAAGGAAGTCTGGGGCAAGATATTCGGGACGATCAACACACGCGAAAAATTCCTCGACAAGCGGCTGGAACTTGCCCAGCACGAATGGGCGCGGCTGAAGGCCAATGACAGCCTGGAATGCCGCAACTGCCACTCGATGGGCGCCATGGACCTGACGAAACAGACCGTGCGCGCCGCCGAGATCCACACGCGGTACCTATTGCCGGGCAAGGCGACCTGCATCGATTGCCACAAGGGCATCGCGCATGAGCTTCCGAACATGGAGGGCGTCGATCCGGGCTGGAAGGTGCCGGCGGAGCTGATGGGCAAGACGGCCGATCTTGGATGGCACGACCGGGCCATGCTCGCGGCCTATCTCGGCACAACTGGTGCGTCGGCCGTCCAGGACTGACGGCTGGCGCATTCGCCGGAATTCTTGAGGGCAGGGCAGGCGCGGTCCGCTGCCCTAACCATCTGAAGGCGCACCGATTTTCGGGCCGGTGCTCTAGGAGGGTCCATGACGAAGCATCGCATCTATTCCATCAGCGTCGCCAGCGTTTATCCCCATTATCTCGCCAAGGCCGAAAAGAAGGGGCGCAGCAAGGCGGAGGTCGACCAGATCATCTGCTGGCTGACGGGGCACAGCACGGAAAGCCTTGACGAAGAGCTGGCGCAAAAGACCAGCTTCGAGGATTTCTTCGCGCGGGCGCCGAAGATGAATCCATCCCGCGCGCTGATCACGGGCGTCATCTGCGGGGTGCGCGTGGAAGATATCGAAGAGCCGACGATGCGGGAAATCCGCTATCTGGACAAGCTCGTCGACGAGCTTGCGCGGGGAAAGGCGATGGAGAAGATCCTGCGGAAATAGGCCGTCGCCCGGCACGGCCACCGAAAGCGGGGGATGCTTTTTCAATATGAACGGCCTAATATCGCATTTGCCCGGACGCGCTAACCGTCTGAAAGCGGCATGATTTTCGGCGCCAGGGGGAACATTTTCCTAGCGTCTACGTTTGGGCCGTCATGATGTACGTGCAGCCTCTCCCTCCGCCGGCCGTCTCCCCACGGATTGGCAAAATCATCAAAACCGGTCGCGAGCAGATCCATATGCTCGAAAGTGGAAACGCAGATGGAAATCCCGTCGTGCTGCTGCATGGCTGCGGCAGTATCGCCGAGGAAGTGATGATGCCGTTTGCGGCCAGCGGGATGCACATCATCGCGCCCGACAGGCCGGGTTACGGTTTCAGCGCAGCACTGCCTGCCGGCGAGCGCGGCCCGCGTGGCCAGTCCTTCTGGCTGGAGCGCTTCCTGGAGGCGCTGGAGCTTGACGAGGTCGTGCTATCAGGCCATTCGATCGGCTGCGCGCCAGCGCTGCATCTTGCCGCCCGCCGGCCGGATCTCGTGAAAGGCCTGTTTCTCATCTCGCCCTGCTGCCGGCCCGTTCCCTTCAAGCCGTTCATCGTGCTGCGCAGCGCCGTGGCGCCCTTCGTGGGTCCCGTCATCCGCCAGCATGTGATCGCCCGCTGGTCGTCCTATTTCTTCGAGCGCGGCCTGCGCGCGTCGTCCTGTCCCAACCCGGTGATATCGGAGCTTTTGACCCTGCCGGCCATGCATATGGTCAACGCCGCCTCGATCGCCACCATGGCCGAGGAGCTCTGGGCCTTCAACGGCGACATGCAGCCGCTCGCAAGCCTGCCGGCCGGTCTGCCGGTCTCCGTTCTCTTCGGGCGCGAAGACCGGATCATCGAGCCCGGCTGGCATCTCGACTGGCTCCACGAGAGGCATCCGGCGCTCGCCGTCGAACTGCTCGATGGTGTCGGCCACATGCCGCACCATGTCGCGCCGGATCTGGCGGTGGAGATGCTGGGGGATCTTGCAGGCAAGAGGTTGGACGATCTGGCAGGCGGCACGCCTGATGCATCGATGGCGACCGTATCCGGCGCGATGTGAAAGCAGCCAGTCGGTAAAGACCTCTTCAAGGACGTTCTGGCACGGAACCAGCGACCGCGAAAGCCGTCATTCTCTGTATTTTCATGGCCATCAGAGCCTGAACAGCCCCAATCCCTCTATCACGGCTTCCTTAGTTCGCTTGGTGGTTTCCGACGCCTTCGCTGTTCCTGAACGTAGCACGTCCATGACGAAGTCCGGGTCACGGGAAAGTTCAGCACGCCGCTCTCGGATCGGGGCAACCGTCTCCTGGAGAATAGCGGTCAACCGTCGCTTCAACACCATGTCGCCGAGCCCACCCCGGCGATAGTGCGCTTTTAGCTCGGCAACTGCGTCCGCATCTGGATCGAACGCGTCGAGATAGGTAAAGACAACGTTCCCTTCGACTTGACCGGGATCGGACGCTCGCAGATGGTTTGGGTCTGTGTACATGCGTTGCACCGCCGCCTCGATCTGCGGATTGCTGGTCGAGAGCAGAATGGCGTTGCCCTGCGACTTACTCATCTTGCCCTTGCCGTCGACGCCGGGAAGGCGTCCCGTCTTGGATACGAGCGCTTTCGCCTCTGGCAGAAGTTCGCACCCGGCCTGCCGGTTCAGCCTGCGCACCAGTTCATTCGTCTGCTCGATGATCGGCACCTGATCCTCACCGACGGGAACGAGCGTTGCCCGGAATGCTGTAATGTCCGCCGCCTGCGCCGCCGGATAGCAAAGGAAGCCTGCCGGAATGTCCCGCCCGAAGCCCCGCATCTGGATCTCGTCCTTGATGGTAGGGTTGCGCTCCAGGCGGGCGACGGACACGAAGTTCAGGTAGAGGAGCGTGAGTTCGGCGAGCGTCGGAAGTGCCGACTGCACGCAGATCGCCGTGGCATTCGGATCAATCCCGACCGCAAGGTAGTCGAGTGCGACCTCCAGGACATTGCGGCGGACTTTGCCGGGATCGTCAGCGTTGTCGGTCAGAGCCTGCGCGTCTGCCAGCAAGACGTACTGCTCGTGTGTCGCTTGCAACGCGACGCGGTTGCGAAGCGAACCGACGTAATGGCCGAGATGGAGGGGACCGGTAGTCCGATCTCCAGTAAGAATGATGGGCGGTGAACTGGTTGCCGAAGACATTTGGAGCTCCAAGGAAGGAGGAGCCACTGCTTCTGATCGGAAGATCGGTATTGTGACCGTGCTGCCAGAAGCAGCGGCACAGGTCAAGGGGACATGACGGGCGCCGCTCAGAGAGCGCGCCACCAGCGTCGAGCAAAGATCATGGGTCGGTTCGTCATACCCGAGCTGTAGCAAACTTGATCGAAAATGCAAATCGGTCGTCCGCTATCTTGCTGTGCTATCCAGAAGCGGACAGACCGAAAACACCCCATCTACGCCGTTCGCGTTTATGGGTTCACGGCCTATAGTCCCGCCCCCTTGTGGGGAAGGGTTGGGGCGTGAGAAGGTCCATTTGCGCCCGATCTGGTGTTGACGACGCTGGTCGAAACCAGTGAGGCCAGCCAGCCGACAATTGCGGTGGCCTGGCTCGATGGGCAGCGCAAAAAAGGCCCGCCTGAAGGCGAGCCAAAAGGGCCTGCCCTGATCGGGGCATGAGGACGTCAAGGGGAGGAAAGAGCCTCGCCGCGCCATGCCTCCGGAGCCGCAGGCTGGGGAAGAATACTTTCGGCGGCGCGGCGGGCCTGCCGCCGGCTGGCGGTATCGAGCAGGGTGGCGAAAGAGGCAAGGCTGATCCTGTCGGCGCGCAGCATCTGGCGGATCAGCGGATCCCTCAGCATATCCGATGTGGTCATCTCATTCATCGCCTGTCCTCCATATCCGAACCTATGGTAGGCGTTAATTGTAAAGAACACATGTCAAGGTGGTGGCAAAAACAAGATAAGGGTCGAAAGCATCCGAAGGCGGTTATCGTCATGGCTGTTCTCCTTGGCCTCTCTGCCTTGATGACGCGCGGGCGGGCGGGAATTCGACACCGGCTGTGATTTTTCGCCATCGCTCATGCAGAATGACCGTCGATCCCTGCCTCTGGGCCGGGCGCAGTGCGATGGCGCTGGGCACATGGGAGCTTTGACGGTGGCGAGCCTGTGGCGGTATAGAACCGGGTCTTCCGGAATCCCTCCCAGGGGGCGTTCCGTCGGAAAGCCGCGGCAATCATCTGAAGCGAGGGAGACGGATCAACCGAGGGAGGCACGCATGAGCAGGATGAAGAGCGGTGCGTTTGCATTTGCATGTGCGGTGTTCCTGATGAGCCTCACTCCGGCATTTGCCGAGGACAAGACGGGCGTGATCTATCGCTGCGACGACGGCAAGGGTGTCACCGCGAGCTTCCTGACCGCAACCAATGAGGCGCTGATCACCACGGACGGACAGAGCTTCCGCCTGCCGCAGGGCCTGTCCGGTTCGGGCGCGCGTTATACCGACGGGACGGTGCTGTTCTGGATCAAAGGCAACGATGCGCAACTGGAAGTGCCGGGCCGGTCGACAAGCTGCCACGTGCAGTAACCGGCGCTCGCAAGGAGCGCCGGCACGCATGGTCAGATTTGGGCCCAGCCACCATCGACGCACAATTCGCTGCCGGTGATGTAACTGGAGTCATCGGAAGCGAGAAACAGGACGGCTTTTGCGATCTCCTCGACCGTGCCGCTGCGGTGCATCGGAATCTGTGCGTGCACCTGTGCCTTCGTCTGCTCGATCATCTCCTCGCTCACGCCCGATTTGCGTGCCTGATCGGTATCGATGTAGCCGGGAGCCATGGCATTCACGCGAATCCCCCTCTCGGTCAGTTCCGCGGTGAGCGAGCGCGCCAGCGAGCGAATGGCCGCTTTGCCCGCCGAATAGACGCTGACATAGGGACGGCCCTGTGTCGTCAGGGTCGAGGTATTCAGGATTATCGAGCCGCCGGAACGCATGAGCGGCAGGAGTTTCTGTACCGTGAAGTAGGTTCCCTTGAAGGTGTTGGCGACCGTGAAATCGAATTCTTCTTCCGACATATGTTCGAACATGCCGGGGCGCGCGCCGCCGGCATTCGCAAAGACGATATCGACGCGGCCATGCTTTCTTCCGACATGGTCGCGAAGCGCTTCGATGTCCGCCATGCTGGAAATATCGCTGCGGATGGCATCGATGCCGTTTCCGATGCTTTGCACCGCAGCTTCGAGCGTCGCCTGATCGCGGCCGGTAATGACGACCCTTGCGCCTTCGCGTGCGAAGAGCCTGGCTGTCGCCAGCCCCATTCCGGAGTTGCCGCCCGTGATGACTGCGATCTTTCCGTCCAATTTACCCACATCCGTCTCCAATTCGTCTCTGAACGGCCCCGGCTTGACATGCATGATTGCTGGAGTTGCGGAGCCGGAAATTATATATGAAGCATCATTCAGATCTTGGATTCGCTTATGGGAAACGGCTCTCTGACAACGCTAAAGCCCCGGAGATCACCGCGTCAGGGCCGATCCGTCGCCACCGTGGACGCGATTTTCGAGGCAACTGTTCAGGTTTTGTCGAGCGACGGGCTGATGCGCCTGACGACCACGCGGGTAGCGCGCCGGGCAGGCGTTTCGGTCGGGACGCTCTACCAGTATTTCCCGAACAAGCAGGCTTTGCTCTTTGCCGTGATGGAGCAGCATCTCGCAATCCTCGCCGATGTCATCGAGGAAGCGTGCGACGAGGTCCGGGGCGCCACGCTGGAGACGGTAGCCGAGGCGGTGGTGAAGGCCTATCTTCATGCGAAGATGGCGCAAGCCGAAATCTCTCCCTCTCTTTACCGCATCTCCATGGAACTCGATGCTCGTGCGCTGATCGAGGCTGCGGTCAGGCGAAATGCAGAGGCGATCGCGGCGGCACTTTCCGCTGCAGGCGACGGCCGTCTCGCCGATCCGGGCCTCGTCGCCCACACACTGACCGCTGCGCTTTACGGAACGGTGCCGGCCTTCTGCCACAAAGTGTTGAGCCCGGCCGACGGCAGCGAAGCTGAAAGGCAGCTCACCGTC encodes the following:
- the napE gene encoding periplasmic nitrate reductase, NapE protein → MAQITDSVGEFRKKRRRELLTFAVLAFGIWPVVAVGVVGGYGFAVWMYQIVYGPPGPHDVKPAPSASVE
- a CDS encoding ferredoxin-type protein NapF, encoding MVLSTRTRRDFLTGRSPEDPGRIFPPGGIFPPGATETSVRSCSGCGACVDACPTKIISIRAGVPVVDFSQGECTFCGQCAERCPETVFPAGPAAGFAHHALIDDGCLANNYVDCQACRDSCPEGAIRFWPRLGGPFVPELDAHACTGCGACISVCPADAIVMKPRHREAAHG
- a CDS encoding chaperone NapD, translated to MADSRHHVSSAVVITRPELTEDVAARLAEIEGVEVHGTGAGKIVVVIEGPHSGVLGETLIGISGMDGVLAAHMVFEQALEMKETKDDDRTHAA
- the napA gene encoding periplasmic nitrate reductase subunit alpha, giving the protein MTTELTRRDLLKAQAAAIAAATAGIAAPASAQSVPGGVAALEIKWSKAPCRFCGTGCGVMVGVKENQVVATHGDMEAEVNRGLNCVKGYFLSKIMYGKDRLTSPLLRKRDGVYAKDGEFEPVTWEEAFDVMAAQAKRVLKEKGPTALGMFGSGQWTIFEGYAATKLMRAGFRSNNLDPNARHCMASAAVAFMRTFGMDEPMGCYDDFENADAFVLWGSNMAEMHPILWTRVADRRLGHEHVKVAVLSTFTHRSMDLADIPLIFKPGSDLAILNYIANHIIQTGRVNKDFVDKHTKFMKGTTDIGYGLRPDNPLEMKAKGVADAAKMEPIDFEAFKAMVSEYTLEKAVELSGVDSAFLEQLAELYADPKTKVMSLWTMGFNQHVRGVWANQMVYNLHLLTGKISEPGNSPFSLTGQPSACGTAREVGTFAHRLPADMVVTNPEHRKHAEEIWKLPDGLLPEKPGYHAVEQDRMLHDGKLNFYWVQVNNNVQAAPNTSNETYKGYRNPDNFIVVSDAYPTVTAMSADLILPAAMWVEKEGAYGNAERRTHVWHQLVNAPGEARSDLWQLVEFSKRFTTDEVWPADILDKNPDYKGKTLYQVLYQNGNVDEFPLSDVSPEYENREAKAFGFYIQKGLFEEYAHFGRGHGHDLAPYDMYHQVRGMRWPVVDGKETRWRYREGYDPYVKPGEGLKFYGQKDGRAVILAVPYEPPAESPDDEFNFWLVTGRVLEHWHSGSMTMRVPELYRAFPGARCFMNGDDARKMGLNQGAEVRIQSRRGEIISRVEIRGRNRMPHGVIFVPWFDASQLINKVTLDATDPISKQTDYKKCAVKLLPVA
- a CDS encoding nitrate reductase cytochrome c-type subunit, which codes for MLTGTVTLAQMVPSLSGNENPMESKEAKPVPKWVIDDIRKMRNYPDQPPIIPHSIEGYQLTVNTNRCLSCHRRELTEGSGAPMISVTHYMTREGQMLADVSPRRYFCTACHVPQADAKPLVPNTFKDMSELGFKPAGSEQ
- a CDS encoding NapC/NirT family cytochrome c; this translates as MIGWIKAIFLWCWRLLSTPAATLSLGFLTLGGFVGGVMFWGAFNTALEVTNTEAFCTGCHEMKTNVYEELSRTVHFSNRSGVRATCPDCHVPHQWTDKIARKMQASKEVWGKIFGTINTREKFLDKRLELAQHEWARLKANDSLECRNCHSMGAMDLTKQTVRAAEIHTRYLLPGKATCIDCHKGIAHELPNMEGVDPGWKVPAELMGKTADLGWHDRAMLAAYLGTTGASAVQD
- a CDS encoding DUF2200 domain-containing protein, giving the protein MTKHRIYSISVASVYPHYLAKAEKKGRSKAEVDQIICWLTGHSTESLDEELAQKTSFEDFFARAPKMNPSRALITGVICGVRVEDIEEPTMREIRYLDKLVDELARGKAMEKILRK
- a CDS encoding alpha/beta fold hydrolase encodes the protein MMYVQPLPPPAVSPRIGKIIKTGREQIHMLESGNADGNPVVLLHGCGSIAEEVMMPFAASGMHIIAPDRPGYGFSAALPAGERGPRGQSFWLERFLEALELDEVVLSGHSIGCAPALHLAARRPDLVKGLFLISPCCRPVPFKPFIVLRSAVAPFVGPVIRQHVIARWSSYFFERGLRASSCPNPVISELLTLPAMHMVNAASIATMAEELWAFNGDMQPLASLPAGLPVSVLFGREDRIIEPGWHLDWLHERHPALAVELLDGVGHMPHHVAPDLAVEMLGDLAGKRLDDLAGGTPDASMATVSGAM
- the trpS gene encoding tryptophan--tRNA ligase is translated as MSSATSSPPIILTGDRTTGPLHLGHYVGSLRNRVALQATHEQYVLLADAQALTDNADDPGKVRRNVLEVALDYLAVGIDPNATAICVQSALPTLAELTLLYLNFVSVARLERNPTIKDEIQMRGFGRDIPAGFLCYPAAQAADITAFRATLVPVGEDQVPIIEQTNELVRRLNRQAGCELLPEAKALVSKTGRLPGVDGKGKMSKSQGNAILLSTSNPQIEAAVQRMYTDPNHLRASDPGQVEGNVVFTYLDAFDPDADAVAELKAHYRRGGLGDMVLKRRLTAILQETVAPIRERRAELSRDPDFVMDVLRSGTAKASETTKRTKEAVIEGLGLFRL
- a CDS encoding MliC family protein, translating into MSRMKSGAFAFACAVFLMSLTPAFAEDKTGVIYRCDDGKGVTASFLTATNEALITTDGQSFRLPQGLSGSGARYTDGTVLFWIKGNDAQLEVPGRSTSCHVQ
- a CDS encoding SDR family oxidoreductase — protein: MGKLDGKIAVITGGNSGMGLATARLFAREGARVVITGRDQATLEAAVQSIGNGIDAIRSDISSMADIEALRDHVGRKHGRVDIVFANAGGARPGMFEHMSEEEFDFTVANTFKGTYFTVQKLLPLMRSGGSIILNTSTLTTQGRPYVSVYSAGKAAIRSLARSLTAELTERGIRVNAMAPGYIDTDQARKSGVSEEMIEQTKAQVHAQIPMHRSGTVEEIAKAVLFLASDDSSYITGSELCVDGGWAQI
- a CDS encoding TetR/AcrR family transcriptional regulator; this translates as MGNGSLTTLKPRRSPRQGRSVATVDAIFEATVQVLSSDGLMRLTTTRVARRAGVSVGTLYQYFPNKQALLFAVMEQHLAILADVIEEACDEVRGATLETVAEAVVKAYLHAKMAQAEISPSLYRISMELDARALIEAAVRRNAEAIAAALSAAGDGRLADPGLVAHTLTAALYGTVPAFCHKVLSPADGSEAERQLTVMFRSYLLAAERQAGIDAG